Proteins from one Nitrobacteraceae bacterium AZCC 2146 genomic window:
- a CDS encoding hypothetical protein (product_source=Hypo-rule applied; transmembrane_helix_parts=Inside_1_6,TMhelix_7_29,Outside_30_81), with amino-acid sequence MTRASSTYTLLLSAAIAASVGIGYAIGAQPHMEASIGLLQSARGELQAATPNKGGHRERAMGLIDQAIGEVRAGMAFAAGG; translated from the coding sequence ATGACCAGAGCTTCTTCCACCTACACCCTGCTGCTCAGTGCCGCGATCGCCGCCAGCGTCGGCATCGGCTATGCGATCGGCGCGCAGCCGCACATGGAGGCGAGCATCGGCTTGCTGCAGTCGGCCCGCGGCGAATTGCAGGCGGCGACACCGAACAAGGGCGGCCACCGCGAACGCGCCATGGGCCTGATCGATCAGGCGATTGGCGAAGTCCGCGCCGGCATGGCATTCGCCGCTGGGGGCTGA
- a CDS encoding PAS domain-containing protein (product_source=COG2202; cath_funfam=3.30.450.20; cog=COG2202; pfam=PF08447; smart=SM00086; superfamily=55785), translating to MQRPLGDVCLDIASYARERKHEFLSYILRLAAAEAYKSTTPDETFELPLKRKLAPRELIAGIWDWDVSNDRAYGDAGCADFFNVDPLQATHGLPVMNYLDAVHPDDIARVWATLDKSMQIGGLYEAEYRLIKNDRISWVFARGYCTLDKSGRPVRLPGVIIDITHEKAMH from the coding sequence ATGCAGCGACCATTAGGAGACGTGTGCCTTGATATTGCAAGCTACGCGCGCGAGCGGAAGCACGAATTCCTCTCCTATATTTTGCGGCTTGCGGCGGCTGAGGCCTACAAAAGCACCACGCCGGACGAAACCTTCGAACTGCCGCTGAAGCGCAAGCTGGCCCCGCGCGAGTTGATCGCCGGAATCTGGGACTGGGACGTCAGCAACGACCGCGCTTACGGCGACGCCGGCTGCGCGGATTTCTTCAACGTCGATCCACTGCAAGCGACGCACGGTTTGCCCGTCATGAATTACCTGGACGCGGTTCATCCCGACGATATCGCACGGGTATGGGCGACGCTCGACAAGTCGATGCAAATCGGCGGCCTCTATGAGGCGGAATACCGCCTGATCAAGAACGATCGCATCAGCTGGGTATTCGCGCGCGGCTACTGCACGCTCGACAAATCCGGCCGGCCGGTGCGGCTGCCCGGCGTCATCATCGACATCACCCACGAGAAGGCGATGCACTGA
- a CDS encoding AraC-like DNA-binding protein (product_source=COG2207; cath_funfam=1.10.10.60; cog=COG2207; pfam=PF12833,PF14525; smart=SM00342; superfamily=46689) has protein sequence MSVVRKMLSTDVLPAGLDDRQRFLSFAELFEHFSNTGELDPADDIPFRASMNSITIGTTMLGRCDGTFTTVRRERRQVLETNDDRYCLARNTGNRAAQVVHRGRELTMRPGSMVLLKLDEPFFSADGTNHKRFTNVHVPPVALHAIVGDLDNCVGRELAPGGALSLAMDYSDLLLKHSDAVDEAGMAIAAHLTDLIALGLGARGDAARAAQRRGLRAVRLKTVLMILEKRFSEPDFSAYKLAAAAGLSERYVNELLYEDGASFSARLNEMRLRKAASMLAQEQRRISDIAFDCGFNDLSYFNRCFRRRFGLTPSAARGR, from the coding sequence ATGTCCGTCGTCAGGAAAATGCTCTCGACCGACGTGCTGCCGGCTGGGCTCGATGACCGGCAGCGGTTTCTGAGCTTTGCGGAATTGTTCGAGCATTTTTCCAACACTGGCGAACTCGATCCCGCCGATGACATCCCGTTTCGAGCTTCGATGAATTCCATCACCATCGGCACCACGATGCTGGGCCGCTGCGACGGCACTTTCACCACGGTGCGGCGCGAACGTCGCCAGGTGCTCGAGACCAATGACGACCGCTATTGCCTGGCGCGCAATACCGGCAACCGCGCCGCGCAGGTGGTGCATCGCGGCCGCGAACTCACTATGCGGCCGGGCAGCATGGTGCTGCTGAAGCTCGATGAACCGTTCTTCAGTGCCGACGGCACCAATCACAAGCGTTTCACCAATGTGCATGTGCCGCCGGTGGCGCTGCATGCGATCGTGGGGGATCTCGACAATTGTGTCGGCCGCGAACTGGCGCCCGGGGGCGCACTGTCACTGGCGATGGATTACAGCGATCTGCTGCTCAAGCATTCCGACGCCGTCGATGAAGCCGGCATGGCGATCGCCGCGCATCTCACCGATCTGATCGCCCTGGGATTGGGCGCGCGCGGCGATGCGGCCCGGGCAGCGCAGCGCCGCGGCTTGCGCGCGGTTCGTTTGAAAACGGTGCTGATGATTCTGGAGAAGCGCTTCAGCGAGCCGGACTTTTCCGCGTACAAGCTCGCCGCAGCCGCGGGCCTGTCGGAACGCTACGTCAACGAACTGCTATATGAGGATGGCGCCAGCTTCAGCGCGCGGCTCAACGAGATGCGGCTACGCAAAGCGGCTTCGATGCTCGCGCAAGAACAGCGCCGTATCAGCGACATCGCCTTCGATTGCGGCTTCAACGACCTGTCCTACTTCAACCGCTGCTTCCGCCGCCGTTTCGGGTTGACGCCATCGGCGGCGCGCGGACGCTGA
- a CDS encoding putative membrane protein YfcA (product_source=COG0730; cog=COG0730; ko=KO:K07090; pfam=PF01925; superfamily=161021; transmembrane_helix_parts=Outside_1_9,TMhelix_10_32,Inside_33_36,TMhelix_37_59,Outside_60_73,TMhelix_74_96,Inside_97_102,TMhelix_103_120,Outside_121_134,TMhelix_135_157,Inside_158_169,TMhelix_170_192,Outside_193_196,TMhelix_197_219,Inside_220_243), giving the protein MDGLPLELPLFLVATFAGALVAGLSGFAFGLVAASIWLYILSPLQSATLIIAFGLIVQGYSVWKLRHALDWRRLRPFLIGAAIGVPVGVSVLTWANPAHLRAGVGVLLVLYSLYAFFRPALKPVTGGGAAADAGVGFLNGVLGGVTGLAGILVTIWSGLRGWPKDQQRTIFQPVAVAIFLMSALWLGARGAITSDTIRLFAIGLPALAAGTWLGLKLYGRLDEASFRKVVLVLLFASGVVLVV; this is encoded by the coding sequence ATGGACGGATTACCCCTCGAACTTCCGCTCTTTCTTGTGGCCACGTTTGCCGGTGCGCTGGTCGCCGGCCTGTCCGGCTTCGCTTTCGGTCTGGTCGCGGCCTCGATCTGGCTCTACATCCTCTCGCCGTTGCAAAGCGCGACGCTGATCATCGCATTCGGCCTCATCGTGCAGGGCTACTCGGTATGGAAGCTGCGGCACGCGCTCGACTGGCGCAGGCTCCGGCCTTTCCTGATCGGCGCCGCCATCGGTGTGCCTGTCGGCGTCAGCGTGCTGACCTGGGCCAATCCTGCCCATCTGCGCGCGGGCGTCGGCGTGCTGCTGGTGCTTTACAGCCTCTATGCTTTCTTCCGCCCCGCACTGAAGCCTGTTACTGGCGGCGGTGCTGCGGCCGATGCCGGCGTCGGCTTTCTCAATGGCGTGCTGGGCGGCGTGACTGGCCTCGCCGGCATCCTCGTCACCATCTGGAGCGGCCTGCGCGGCTGGCCCAAGGACCAGCAACGCACCATCTTTCAGCCGGTCGCGGTCGCAATCTTCCTGATGAGCGCGCTGTGGCTCGGCGCCAGGGGTGCCATCACATCTGACACGATCAGGCTGTTCGCTATCGGCCTGCCGGCGTTGGCGGCGGGCACATGGCTCGGGCTGAAACTCTATGGCCGCCTCGACGAGGCCTCGTTCCGAAAAGTGGTGCTGGTGCTGCTATTCGCATCGGGCGTGGTGCTGGTCGTGTAG
- a CDS encoding adenylate cyclase (product_source=KO:K01768; cath_funfam=1.25.40.10,2.20.20.30,3.30.70.1230; cog=COG2114,COG3899; ko=KO:K01768; pfam=PF00211,PF12773,PF13191,PF13424; smart=SM00028,SM00044; superfamily=48452,52540,55073,90209) encodes MNCSRCGFEVQSGFAFCPKCGAKQPDSCPSCGYARAPDFAYCPKCGAPVGDGPKAGNQREPSSPTIPATAAMGAHPPALTPTPVAGTGRTPRPPLHKVDSEANRRTITVLFADLSGFTTMSERLDPEVMQALQNELFEELTAAVQSFGGFVDKFIGDALLALFGAPAAHEDDPERALRAALDMIKRTACLGECSKIYAGAPLMLHIGINTGHVVAGGLGAGVAKSYSVTGDTVNTAQRLQSMAPPGDVLVGPLTYRLTRHAFSYESLGDVALRGKVGSVLVHRLKGPLDTPRAARGLEILGLSAPLIGRDAEMARMMGCLDLACGGAAQLIRLVGEAGIGKSRLANEFVTRAGEEGRFASVAVRRAVCSPLGEQSYGTLAAVLRSAYGIAHKASAAEAQARLTEALSELGLAAEEVERLMPLYFYVLGLGDPDDALQHVEPEQLRRQIFFAIRTVFERRLALSPLLIIVEDLHWADAVSLEALRFVMDRLERGRLMLLFTHRPTLEMDQLDSSRISHTTLRLAPLGVTDGQKLLAAFFGHDWNGSSGNLFNRILERASGNPLFIEEIIRGLIEAGVLERDGSHWQIKSDEAAAGIPASIQALLLARVDRLPHDVRRLAQEAAVIGPRFDAALLGATATTPAKVEAGLELLCDAEIIEEIAGANSISLQSYRFTQTMLQDVIYQNLLLQRRIEMHGRIGVALERLCGGDPERLEDLSLLGHHFSLSASKPKGAHYLSAAGDRARAIYANDDAIRLYQQALAVLLTAGDQGPERLVLYERIADLCGAAGRRDTAEEHYQTVLEAHRAAGDRAAGARILRKLGRLMWDAGKRNKAEAHYVEAAALLEGTDAPIEWAHLLQERGHLAFRIGDHAAAARWADDALGHAQSVPPDVDKQAGLEAARATAEALNTKGVALARLGRSQEAVREVERSVAVAEAAGLLSAACRGYTNLGVLYTMVDPAQAMEVCRRGLDVARRIGDLGFQARLLANLAVACCTFTDRCADEGVPAAEKAIELDRALDQREHLAVPLIVLGQIHQCHGHPELAVRYYNEAIEVARETGEPQQLFPCYDGLATLNLDRGDMPEAERYFSLAHDVCAQHGLDPEALVVLPFLD; translated from the coding sequence ATGAACTGCTCTCGTTGCGGTTTCGAGGTTCAGAGCGGCTTTGCTTTCTGCCCAAAATGCGGCGCGAAGCAGCCGGACTCGTGCCCCAGCTGCGGCTATGCGCGCGCACCGGATTTTGCGTATTGCCCGAAATGCGGAGCCCCTGTCGGTGACGGCCCCAAGGCCGGCAACCAACGGGAGCCGTCATCGCCAACCATTCCGGCGACGGCCGCAATGGGGGCCCACCCACCAGCGCTGACGCCGACCCCGGTTGCCGGGACCGGGCGCACACCCCGGCCGCCGCTGCACAAGGTCGACAGCGAAGCTAACCGCCGCACCATTACCGTGCTGTTTGCAGACCTCAGTGGCTTTACCACGATGAGCGAGCGGCTCGACCCGGAAGTCATGCAGGCTCTTCAGAACGAATTGTTCGAGGAATTGACGGCAGCGGTGCAAAGTTTTGGCGGCTTCGTGGACAAATTCATTGGCGATGCGCTGCTCGCATTGTTTGGTGCACCGGCCGCGCACGAAGACGATCCTGAGCGGGCGCTCCGTGCGGCTCTCGACATGATCAAGCGGACGGCGTGCTTGGGAGAATGCTCGAAGATATATGCCGGTGCGCCGCTCATGCTTCATATCGGAATCAACACCGGGCACGTGGTTGCGGGAGGACTGGGTGCGGGCGTTGCCAAATCCTATTCAGTGACCGGCGACACGGTGAATACCGCTCAACGCTTGCAATCGATGGCCCCCCCGGGCGACGTGCTGGTGGGACCGCTGACCTACCGCCTCACCCGGCATGCATTCTCGTATGAATCGCTTGGCGACGTTGCGCTGCGCGGCAAGGTAGGCAGCGTCCTGGTACATCGTCTGAAGGGACCGCTCGACACGCCGCGTGCGGCACGCGGACTCGAGATACTGGGTCTTAGCGCGCCGCTGATCGGGCGCGACGCCGAGATGGCCCGCATGATGGGGTGCCTTGATCTGGCGTGTGGTGGCGCTGCCCAACTGATCCGGCTGGTTGGCGAAGCCGGCATCGGAAAATCTCGCCTGGCGAATGAATTCGTCACCCGCGCGGGCGAAGAGGGCCGCTTCGCGAGCGTGGCGGTCCGGCGGGCCGTTTGCTCGCCGCTGGGCGAGCAATCCTACGGTACTCTTGCCGCCGTGCTGCGCAGCGCCTACGGCATCGCGCACAAGGCTTCGGCAGCAGAGGCGCAGGCCAGGCTGACCGAAGCGCTGTCGGAGCTTGGCCTCGCGGCCGAAGAGGTCGAGCGGTTGATGCCCCTCTACTTTTATGTGCTTGGTCTCGGCGACCCCGACGACGCCCTGCAACACGTTGAACCGGAACAGCTTCGGCGGCAGATTTTTTTCGCGATCCGCACCGTCTTCGAACGGCGTCTGGCCCTATCGCCCCTCCTGATTATCGTCGAGGACCTGCACTGGGCCGACGCCGTGTCGCTTGAGGCGCTGCGGTTCGTGATGGATCGGCTGGAGCGCGGGCGGCTGATGCTACTATTCACACACCGGCCGACGCTTGAAATGGATCAGCTCGACTCAAGTCGAATTAGTCATACAACACTGCGGCTGGCCCCCCTTGGCGTCACCGACGGACAAAAGCTGCTCGCGGCGTTCTTCGGTCACGATTGGAATGGATCATCCGGCAATCTGTTCAATCGAATTCTTGAACGCGCGAGCGGGAATCCGCTGTTCATTGAAGAAATCATCCGCGGTCTCATCGAAGCTGGCGTTTTGGAACGCGACGGCTCGCATTGGCAGATCAAGTCCGATGAAGCGGCTGCCGGCATCCCGGCGAGCATTCAGGCGCTGCTGCTTGCGCGAGTGGACCGACTGCCACACGATGTGCGTAGGTTGGCCCAGGAGGCAGCGGTCATCGGGCCGCGCTTTGATGCTGCCCTTCTCGGTGCCACAGCGACCACCCCGGCGAAAGTAGAGGCAGGGCTTGAGCTGCTGTGCGACGCCGAGATCATCGAGGAGATCGCGGGTGCGAACTCGATCTCGCTGCAATCCTACCGTTTCACGCAAACCATGCTTCAGGATGTGATCTACCAAAACCTCCTTCTGCAACGGCGCATTGAGATGCATGGGCGGATCGGAGTTGCCCTTGAGCGGTTGTGTGGGGGTGACCCCGAGCGGCTCGAAGACCTCTCACTGCTGGGACATCACTTCAGCCTCAGCGCGAGCAAGCCGAAGGGCGCGCATTATCTGAGCGCGGCCGGCGATCGCGCACGCGCGATCTACGCCAACGACGACGCCATCCGCCTCTATCAGCAGGCACTCGCCGTCTTGTTAACCGCTGGCGATCAAGGACCGGAACGGCTTGTGCTGTACGAGCGAATTGCCGACCTGTGTGGAGCGGCTGGCCGGCGTGACACGGCCGAAGAACATTACCAGACGGTATTGGAAGCCCACCGCGCGGCCGGGGACCGCGCCGCGGGAGCGCGGATACTTCGCAAGCTTGGCCGGTTGATGTGGGACGCCGGCAAACGAAACAAGGCCGAGGCGCATTACGTCGAGGCGGCTGCGTTGCTCGAAGGAACGGACGCGCCGATCGAGTGGGCGCACCTGTTGCAGGAGCGCGGCCACCTCGCATTTCGCATCGGCGATCATGCCGCAGCCGCGAGATGGGCAGACGACGCGCTTGGTCACGCTCAATCTGTGCCGCCGGACGTAGACAAGCAGGCCGGACTCGAGGCAGCCCGCGCCACTGCGGAGGCGCTCAATACCAAAGGGGTTGCACTGGCACGGCTGGGCCGAAGCCAGGAGGCTGTACGCGAGGTGGAGCGAAGCGTCGCAGTTGCCGAAGCCGCTGGCCTTCTCAGCGCAGCCTGCCGCGGTTACACCAACCTTGGCGTGCTCTACACGATGGTTGATCCGGCGCAAGCCATGGAGGTATGCCGGCGCGGCCTTGATGTCGCACGCCGGATCGGAGATCTCGGCTTTCAGGCGCGTCTTCTTGCCAATCTCGCTGTCGCCTGTTGCACCTTCACGGACAGGTGCGCCGACGAAGGCGTGCCGGCCGCCGAAAAGGCGATCGAACTCGACCGTGCGCTCGACCAGCGCGAACATCTTGCTGTGCCATTGATTGTGCTCGGGCAAATTCATCAATGCCATGGCCATCCCGAACTTGCGGTCCGCTACTACAATGAGGCAATTGAGGTGGCGCGGGAAACGGGCGAACCACAGCAGCTCTTTCCATGCTATGATGGTCTCGCGACGCTGAACCTCGATCGAGGCGACATGCCTGAGGCCGAGCGGTATTTCTCTCTGGCGCACGATGTCTGCGCCCAGCACGGGCTTGATCCCGAAGCGCTGGTCGTACTGCCATTTCTTGATTAG
- a CDS encoding hypothetical protein (product_source=Hypo-rule applied; cleavage_site_network=SignalP-noTM; transmembrane_helix_parts=Inside_1_12,TMhelix_13_35,Outside_36_95) — translation MTLAMITRFRKPVFITFAAAMLLAGAIESPAGAMPPAPASDVVRADIIEVAGGCGPGMHRGPYGGCLRNYANPTAHACPRGYHIGPGGRCRGNGR, via the coding sequence ATGACACTCGCCATGATAACTCGTTTCAGGAAACCGGTTTTCATAACATTCGCCGCGGCAATGTTGCTGGCCGGCGCAATTGAGAGCCCAGCCGGGGCGATGCCGCCGGCGCCGGCATCCGACGTTGTGCGGGCCGACATCATCGAGGTCGCCGGTGGCTGCGGGCCCGGCATGCACCGCGGACCCTATGGTGGCTGCCTGCGCAACTACGCCAATCCCACCGCGCATGCCTGCCCGCGCGGCTATCACATCGGCCCCGGAGGACGCTGCCGCGGCAACGGCCGCTAG
- a CDS encoding hypothetical protein (product_source=Hypo-rule applied; smart=SM00491), which translates to MWKVGRASDAEGLRMMLAFFNIDDPRQRLRLIELAEAFARGAPLASGESALALQDNAQPDTSQPDTSQQDKL; encoded by the coding sequence GTGTGGAAAGTCGGACGGGCATCGGATGCAGAAGGCCTGCGGATGATGCTGGCCTTCTTCAACATCGACGATCCCCGGCAGCGGCTGCGGCTGATCGAACTCGCCGAAGCCTTCGCCAGGGGCGCGCCATTGGCAAGCGGCGAAAGCGCGTTGGCGTTGCAGGACAACGCGCAGCCGGACACATCACAGCCGGACACATCGCAGCAAGACAAATTATAG